The window TCGGGATGGGTGCCCGCCTGCATAAGCTGACAGCCGCGACAGTGGCCGCAGCTTTTATGGCCCTCCGGCTGCTGACAGAGCAGATACCGGCTTAATGCGTAAATCAACGCGTCATCGCCCATGCCGGGCAGTGCCTGAATCAGTAGCGCATGGTGCCCCCGTCCCCCCTGGTAGCTGGCCACCAGTTTTTCGAAGTCCGGACGTAACCACGGATACCATTTCATGCGCCCTGCTCCTTCACCCATTCGCTGACTACCGTGCGAATGCTGTGCATAACGGCATCCAGCGGCTGCGTAGCGTCAATGGTGCGTATGCCGGGGTCCTGCGCGGCAAGCTCGAGATAGCGGGCGCGGGTGCGATTAAAGAAATCAAAGGACTCCTGCTCAATGCGATCAAGCTCGCCGCGGGCGCGGGCGCGTTTCAGCCCCACCTCCGGCGTCACATCCAGGTAGAGCGTTAAATCGGGACGGAAATCGCCCAGCACCGCGTCCCGCAGCGTCGCCAGCATATGGCGATCGATACCGCGTCCGCCGCCCTGATAGGCCTGAGTGGAGAGATCGTGACGGTCGCCAATCACCCACGCGCCGTTTGCCAGTGCGGGCCTGATAACCGTTTCAACCAGCTGCACGCGCGCGGCGTAAAACATCAGCACTTCCGCTTTATCGCAGATGATTTCATCGCCCACGGATTTAATGTCCAGCACCAGGCTGCGCAACTTTTCCGCCAGCTGCGTGCCGCCCGGCTCGCGGGTAAAAACCATGTCGCGAATGCCGAGCTGCTGCAGCGTCTCGACCACCACATTACGCGCGGTGGTTTTTCCGGCGCCTTCCAGCCCCTCGATGACGATATACTTACTGCGCATTTTTTTCCTTAAGCACTTTCAGATACTCCTGCACCGACCGGTTATGGCTGGCAAGATTGGTGTTAAACGTATGCCCGCCTTTACCGTCGGCGACAAAATAGAGATACGGCGTTTTTGCCGGATGCGCCGCGGCCTTCAGCGAAGCTTCGCCCGGCATGGCGATCGGCCCCGGCGGCAGACCGGTGATGGTATAGGTGTTATAAGCCGTCGGCGTTTCCAGATCCGCGCGGGAAATCCTGCCATTATAGCGCTCACCCATGCCGTAAATCACCGTCGGATCGGTTTGCAGACGCATTCCGACGCGCAGACGGTTAATGAATACCGACGCGACCCGATCGCGCTCGCTGGCGACCGCCGTCTCTTTTTCAATAATCGAGGCCATCGTCACCAGCTGATTCTGGTCCTGATACGGCAGCCCTTTTGCCCGCCCTTCCCAGACGCTATCAACCATTTTCACCATTTTTTGATGGGCGCGCCTGAGCAAGGCCACATCGGTGGTGTTGGCGGTATACATCCAGGTATCGGGCCAGAACCAGCCTTCAAGGCGGTCGGTGCCGTTCATCCCCAGCGCCGTGGCGACGCTCTCGTAGCTGTCGTCACTCAGGGTATGCCTGATGTATGGCGCCTCGCGCAGCTGTCTGAGATAGTCGCTTAAACGTAGCCCCTCTACCAGACGCAGCGGGAA is drawn from Citrobacter rodentium NBRC 105723 = DSM 16636 and contains these coding sequences:
- the tmk gene encoding dTMP kinase — encoded protein: MRSKYIVIEGLEGAGKTTARNVVVETLQQLGIRDMVFTREPGGTQLAEKLRSLVLDIKSVGDEIICDKAEVLMFYAARVQLVETVIRPALANGAWVIGDRHDLSTQAYQGGGRGIDRHMLATLRDAVLGDFRPDLTLYLDVTPEVGLKRARARGELDRIEQESFDFFNRTRARYLELAAQDPGIRTIDATQPLDAVMHSIRTVVSEWVKEQGA